From the Anguilla anguilla isolate fAngAng1 chromosome 8, fAngAng1.pri, whole genome shotgun sequence genome, one window contains:
- the LOC118232747 gene encoding lactose-binding lectin l-2-like produces the protein MGSFTLPAFLFLGVVSSITLVCQGFQKGICQGSCPEGWIQHGGHCYQHVADKKTWLDAELNCLNLGGNLASEHSEDDHQFLKELHKGLDSSDSPFWIGLSAVHEGRSWLWSDGTSASVEGDFSMWNSGEPNDAGGKEDCVHDNYGGYGGKNHWNDVVCDAEYASICALRHPVCVQQEIPPSDQPYVE, from the exons ATGGGCTCCTTCACACTGCCTGCATTCCTCTTTCTTGGTGTTGTGTCCAGCATAACTTTAG tATGTCAAGGCTTTCAGAAAGGAATTTGTCAGGGTTCCTGCCCTGAAGGTTGGATTCAGCACGGAGGCCACTGCTACCAGCACGTTGCTGATAAGAAGACATGGCTTGATGCTGAG ctaaactgtttgaatcTTGGGGGAAACCTGGCCTCAGAGCACAGTGAGGACGACCATCAGTTTCTTAAAGAGCTCCATAAGGGTCTTGACAGTTCAGACAGCCCATTCTGGATAGGACTGTCAGCTGTGCACGAG GGGAGATCATGGCTGTGGTCTGATGGTACAAGTGCAAGCGTTGAAGGGGACTTTTCAATGTGGAATTCCGGAGAGCCCAACGACGCCGGGGGCAAAGAGGACTGTGTGCACGATAATTATGGAGGTTATGGAG GCAAAAACCACTGGAACGACGTTGTATGTGACGCAGAGTACGCATCCATCTGTGCCTTGCGACATCCAGTATGCGTCCAGCAGGAGATACCACCTAGCGACCAACCATACGTGGAATAG
- the LOC118232750 gene encoding lactose-binding lectin l-2, producing MASFKLPAFLCVAVLSSMALVSHGAVIGLCQGACPEGWTEHNNRCFLHVAEKKTWVDAELNCLHLGGNLASEHSEDDHHFLKELHKGLDSSDSPFWIGLSAVHEGRSWLWSDGTSASVEGDFSMWNPGEPNDAGGKEDCVHDNYGGQKHWNDIGCDKQYASICVLRIVT from the exons ATGGCTTCTTTCAAATTACCAGCATTCCTCTGTGTTGCTGTTCTCTCTAGCATGGCTTTGG TATCTCACGGGGCTGTGATTGGATTGTGTCAGGGTGCCTGCCCTGAAGGTTGGACAGAACATAATAACCGATGCTTCTTGCATGTCGCTGAGAAGAAGACATGGGTTGATGCTGAG ctaAACTGTTTACATCTTGGGGGAAACCTGGCCTCAGAGCACAGTGAAGACGACCATCATTTTCTTAAAGAGCTCCATAAGGGTCTTGACAGTTCAGACAGCCCATTCTGGATAGGACTGTCAGCTGTGCACGAG GGGAGATCATGGCTGTGGTCTGATGGTACAAGTGCAAGCGTTGAAGGGGACTTTTCAATGTGGAATCCCGGAGAGCCCAACGACGCCGGGGGCAAAGAGGACTGTGTGCACGATAATTATGGAG GCCAAAAACACTGGAACGACATTGGATGTGACAAACAGTACGCATCCATCTGTGTCTTGCGAATTGTCACATAA
- the LOC118232753 gene encoding lactose-binding lectin l-2-like — translation MVSFPMAKLVFMVVLSGLILASEQCQDSCPDGWKGFNDRCFKHFPQQWDWVQAESFCVSQGGNLASVHSAEEFQFLKDLCKAADPQENPFWIGLTDCQKEGTWMWSDGSKVDYQRWNSGEPNNLSDEDCVHSNWSVQKMWNDIPCTYQYRFICVQRSAGRA, via the exons ATGGTCTCCTTCCCCATGGCAAAGCTTGTTTTCATGGTTGTTCTTTCTGGCCTAATTTTGG CATCCGAACAGTGTCAGGACAGCTGCCCTGATGGCTGGAAAGGCTTCAATGACCGCTGCTTCAAGCATTTTCCACAGCAGTGGGACTGGGTCCAAGCTGAG TCATTCTGTGTGAGTCAAGGAGGAAACCTGGCCTCAGTGCACAGTGCTGAGGAATTTCAGTTTCTCAAGGACCTCTGCAAAGCCGCCGATCCACAGGAAAATCCATTCTGGATCGGGCTGACAGACTGCCAAAAG GAGGGTACATGGATGTGGTCAGATGGCTCTAAAGTGGATTATCAGCGCTGGAATAGTGGGGAGCCCAACAATTTAAGTGATGAGGACTGTGTGCACTCAAACTGGTCTG TACAGAAAATGTGGAATGATATCCCCTGCACATATCAGTACAGATTCATCTGTGTTCAGCGTTCAGCAGGGAGAGCGTGA